AGTATGGTCCCATACGGCAACCAGTGGAGGTGGGAACCATCATGCGCAAGCGCCGGTATGCGTTCTGCCTCGTTGCTCTGCTCACCGCACTCAGTGCTGTTGGATGCGCGTCGGCATCGCGCGTCACCTATATACCCGAGGGCGCTTCGTACACCGCCGAGAGCCTGGCCGAGGCGCTTGAAGCGTCTGATGCAGGTTCGGCGGCCGATGTGACCACCGAGGAAGCCCCGGACGTTCGGCAGGCGGCACTTGCAGACCTGCGTTCACACGGCGATGAAGCCGCCCGTCTCGCGGACGTGCTGACCTCCGAGTTCCCGGCAGGCGTCGCTGCGGTGCCGTATTCGGTCGAACGCGGCTCGTACGAGGACCAGGATGCATGGATCGTCTTCGAGGCCTGGGGGGATGAGGGCGGAACGTTGTCCAACCGTCGGGTCTGGGTCTTCGCCAACGACGATCTCGCGGTCCTCGCCGCACAGTCCGCCCGCTAGGCGGCTCCTGCGCAGCCGATCGCGCCTCCTGTCGCCCGCACAGCCTCGGCGGCCGCACGATCTGCATCCCATCCCGCGCTCAGCAGGTCGGCTTCGATCGTGGCTGCCACCAGGCGCTGGCGTGCCCTGAGCCCTGCGGCATCGTTTGCGCGCATGGTGGCGCGCCGGACGACACCGCCGAAGTACTCCGCAACGCGCGCCTGCTCCCGAAAGGTGAGCTCCCGCGAGCCCCAGCCGGAGAACTGTGCGCTCGTGGCACGCGCAGCCACGGCAACGTGGGGGCCGTCGCCGAGCCGACGCACCCACTGCTGCACGAGAAGCGGTACGGTCGCTGCAAGCGTGCGGCTGTCATCGCGGCCCATGAGACTGAGTTGTACCAACGGAATCGCCTCCTCACGAACACCTGTTCGCAAGAAGCGTACCTGCCCGCTCTGACACGCAGTGTGAAGCTAGAGCAGGCGCTCTGCGATCGAGCGCAGCCAGGCTGCCGCGGCGAGCTCCACCACTGTGAACCCCGTCGCCAAGAGCATCGCGAGCCAGAGGTCACGCCACCGCTCCGCACGACGCTCAAAGCGCGGCATCAGTCCCACGAAGACCATGTTGACCGCGTCCAGGGTCACGATCACTGCCACGACGAGCAGCAGCGGGTAGACCACGCCCAGGAGCGGAAGAGCCCAGCGCACCACGACGAATGTCGCGACGAGCATCGCGAGCCACTGCAGGACCTGCACCCGTCCATCCGGCGTGCGGCCGAATCCGGGCCGCATCCAGATCTCCGTGTTGAACATCGGGAACGTCAGCGCGGAAAGCCCCCAGCCGGTAACGAGACCGGTGGCGAGCCGGAGATCGTTGGTCGTCGCGCGCAACCCCGCATACGATGTGACGCCGTCGAAGCCCATCGCCGCGACGAAGAGCCCGATCAGCACGAGCACCGGCCACCGGGGAAGCTCCGATGGACGCGACTTGCGCGCGAGGATCGACAGCGCGACAAGGCCAAGAGCGAATCCGAGGTAGATGCCGGTGTCGCGCGCGCAGACCGGCAACTGGTAGCCGCCGCTGAAGAACGAGCGCTCGGGCAGCTGATGGCACAGTCCATATCCGATGGCGTGAAAGAAAGCGTCGAGCACGATACTCCTCTGGATACGCCGACAGGCCGGTCTCCCGGCCTGTCAGGTGTCTCAATGATGGTCGGGATGGCGGGATTCGAACCCACGACCTCTGCGTCCCGAACGCAGCGCTCTACCAAGCTGAGCCACATCCCGTGAGCCGCTATCATACATGGTCGTTCGGCCGAGGGCAAAGGCCGGGATCAGTCACTTCTCGCCACAATAGGAAGGGGCCCGGCCACTGCAGGCCGGGCCCCTCATAGTCACACTCCTTGGGCCTACTGGCGCCTCAGATCGGCTGCCTTGTTCACGTGGCAGAAGGAGCAGAACGTCGGCTCGTGGCAGTCGAAGCACGACTGTGCTCCGTCTGACGCTACCGCGTTCGGGTGATAGAACACCCACTGCTCTTCAGCAACGGACTTCGGATGGTGGCAGCTGTCGCACATGGGCTGCGCGTGGCAGTTCAGGCAGACGGCCCGCGGCACAGCGTTGGTCGTCAGGTCGGCCTGGTGGCCGGCGGTATCGTACGCGTCAGCGTGAGGCA
The Coriobacteriia bacterium genome window above contains:
- a CDS encoding DUF2085 domain-containing protein, whose translation is MLDAFFHAIGYGLCHQLPERSFFSGGYQLPVCARDTGIYLGFALGLVALSILARKSRPSELPRWPVLVLIGLFVAAMGFDGVTSYAGLRATTNDLRLATGLVTGWGLSALTFPMFNTEIWMRPGFGRTPDGRVQVLQWLAMLVATFVVVRWALPLLGVVYPLLLVVAVIVTLDAVNMVFVGLMPRFERRAERWRDLWLAMLLATGFTVVELAAAAWLRSIAERLL